One genomic region from Gossypium hirsutum isolate 1008001.06 chromosome D13, Gossypium_hirsutum_v2.1, whole genome shotgun sequence encodes:
- the LOC121225222 gene encoding uncharacterized protein isoform X2 — protein MPRPGTRPYECVKRTWHSETHQLIRGSMVQQILRLAIQTHSSATKKNKEWRDKILIVIVKAEEMMYSKANSENEYMNPETLWDRVNDAIDTIIRRDESTETGELLPPFVEAALNLGCSPVRYSRSQQHCNPRTYLTPRAPQHVSLAPRIFDEDIGGKGDGLQDMKRTNEKSFLAECDLSLRSGLFSDPRVQVEKDSIFETGDVGQSSPCDGGKVNEVFQQKSKEFCFSLEGTVNGHFEPIS, from the exons ATGCCAAGGCCAGGTACTAGACCTTACGAGTGTGTTAAAAGAACTTGGCATAGCGAAACACATCAACTCATAAGAGGTTCCATGGTTCAGCAGATTTTAAG GCTAGCTATTCAAACCCATAGCTCAGCTACTAAAAAGAACAAGGAATGGCGAGATAAAATACTTATTGTCATCGTTAAAGCTGAGGAGATGATGTATTCCAAAGCCAATTCTGAG AATGAATATATGAACCCTGAAACGTTATGGGACCGAGTTAATGATGCCATCGACACGATTATCCGTAGAGATGAGAGTACTGAAACAGGAGAGCTTTTGCCACCTTTTGTTGAAG CTGCACTTAATCTGGGGTGCTCTCCAGTGAGATATTCGAGGAGCCAACAGCATTGTAATCCTAGGACTTACCTTACGCCGAGAGCTCCCCAACATGTTTCTTTGGCTCCTAGGATTTTCGATGAAG ATATTGGTGGTAAGGGAGACGGACTGCAAGATATGAAGCGCACTAATGAGAAATCATTTCTGGCGGAGTGTGATTTGTCCTTACGGTCGGGTCTATTTTCTGACCCTCGTGTACAAGTAGAAAAGGATTCAATATTTGAAACCGGAGATGTTGGTCAAAGTAGCCCTTGTGATGGGGGCAAAGTTAATGAGGTTTTCCAACAAAAGAGTAAAGAGTTCTGTTTTTCCCTCGAGGGGACTGTTAATGGCCATTTTGAACCAATTTCTTGA
- the LOC121225223 gene encoding uncharacterized protein isoform X2, with amino-acid sequence MSAIVSGKRSFFEELSSTPPASKRIRCSSRFTSSFSPSSSPPSPPSFLIDQLISIFPHMDKQVLERALEECGDDLDSAIRSLNELCLGSADRNAAAADKTGVELEGNVQIQTQGITANGDVPTKEQTSPEGFSMDGSDWVELFVREMLNASNIDDARARASRALEVFDKSIHARAGAEVAQNYHQENMMLKEQLETLIQENTILKRAVAVQHERQKEYENQSQELQHLKQVISQYQEQLRTLEINNYALTMHLKQAQQSSNIPGRFNPDVF; translated from the exons ATGTCTGCAATAGTTTCAGGGAAGAGATCTTTCTTTGAGGAATTGAGTTCGACACCTCCTGCTTCTAAGAGAATCCGTTGCTCTTCTCGTTTTACTTCTTCTTTCTCTCCTTCTTCTTCGCCTCCATCGCCTCCGTCGTTTTTGATCGATCAATTGATTTCTATTTTTCCTCACATGGATAAGCAG GTCCTTGAGAGAGCACTTGAAGAATGTGGAGATGATCTGGATTCAGCCATTAGAAGCTTGAATGAGCTTTGTTTAGGATCTGCCGATAGAAATGCAGCTGCTGCTGATAAAACTGGTGTCGAGTTAGAAGGAAATGTTCAAATTCAAACCCAAG GTATAACAGCTAATGGAGATGTTCCAACTAAGGAACAAACATCTCCAGAAGGCTTCTCAATGGATGGTTCAGATTGGGTGGAGCTTTTTGTTAGAGAAATGTTGAATGCTTCCAACATCGATGATGCCAGAGCTCGTGCTTCTAGAGCACTGGAGGTTTTCGATAAGTCCATCCATGCTCGTGCCGGAGCAGAGGTGGCCCAAAACTATCACCAG GAAAATATGATGCTGAAAGAACAACTGGAAACACTAATTCAGGAAAATACTATTCTCAAGCGAGCTGTTGCTGTTCAACATGAGCGCCAGAAAGAATATGAAAATCAAAGTCAAGAATTACAGCATCTGAAGCAAGTAATATCTCAATATCAGGAGCAGTTGAGAACCCTTGAG ATAAACAACTATGCATTGACAATGCACTTGAAGCAAGCACAGCAAAGTAGTAACATCCCAGGGCGTTTCAACCCTGATGTTTTCTA A
- the LOC121225223 gene encoding uncharacterized protein isoform X3: MSAIVSGKRSFFEELSSTPPASKRIRCSSRFTSSFSPSSSPPSPPSFLIDQLISIFPHMDKQVLERALEECGDDLDSAIRSLNELCLGSADRNAAAADKTGVELEGNVQIQTQANGDVPTKEQTSPEGFSMDGSDWVELFVREMLNASNIDDARARASRALEVFDKSIHARAGAEVAQNYHQENMMLKEQLETLIQENTILKRAVAVQHERQKEYENQSQELQHLKQVISQYQEQLRTLEINNYALTMHLKQAQQSSNIPGRFNPDVF; the protein is encoded by the exons ATGTCTGCAATAGTTTCAGGGAAGAGATCTTTCTTTGAGGAATTGAGTTCGACACCTCCTGCTTCTAAGAGAATCCGTTGCTCTTCTCGTTTTACTTCTTCTTTCTCTCCTTCTTCTTCGCCTCCATCGCCTCCGTCGTTTTTGATCGATCAATTGATTTCTATTTTTCCTCACATGGATAAGCAG GTCCTTGAGAGAGCACTTGAAGAATGTGGAGATGATCTGGATTCAGCCATTAGAAGCTTGAATGAGCTTTGTTTAGGATCTGCCGATAGAAATGCAGCTGCTGCTGATAAAACTGGTGTCGAGTTAGAAGGAAATGTTCAAATTCAAACCCAAG CTAATGGAGATGTTCCAACTAAGGAACAAACATCTCCAGAAGGCTTCTCAATGGATGGTTCAGATTGGGTGGAGCTTTTTGTTAGAGAAATGTTGAATGCTTCCAACATCGATGATGCCAGAGCTCGTGCTTCTAGAGCACTGGAGGTTTTCGATAAGTCCATCCATGCTCGTGCCGGAGCAGAGGTGGCCCAAAACTATCACCAG GAAAATATGATGCTGAAAGAACAACTGGAAACACTAATTCAGGAAAATACTATTCTCAAGCGAGCTGTTGCTGTTCAACATGAGCGCCAGAAAGAATATGAAAATCAAAGTCAAGAATTACAGCATCTGAAGCAAGTAATATCTCAATATCAGGAGCAGTTGAGAACCCTTGAG ATAAACAACTATGCATTGACAATGCACTTGAAGCAAGCACAGCAAAGTAGTAACATCCCAGGGCGTTTCAACCCTGATGTTTTCTAG
- the LOC121225223 gene encoding uncharacterized protein isoform X1 — MSAIVSGKRSFFEELSSTPPASKRIRCSSRFTSSFSPSSSPPSPPSFLIDQLISIFPHMDKQVLERALEECGDDLDSAIRSLNELCLGSADRNAAAADKTGVELEGNVQIQTQGITANGDVPTKEQTSPEGFSMDGSDWVELFVREMLNASNIDDARARASRALEVFDKSIHARAGAEVAQNYHQENMMLKEQLETLIQENTILKRAVAVQHERQKEYENQSQELQHLKQVISQYQEQLRTLEINNYALTMHLKQAQQSSNIPGRFNPDVF; from the exons ATGTCTGCAATAGTTTCAGGGAAGAGATCTTTCTTTGAGGAATTGAGTTCGACACCTCCTGCTTCTAAGAGAATCCGTTGCTCTTCTCGTTTTACTTCTTCTTTCTCTCCTTCTTCTTCGCCTCCATCGCCTCCGTCGTTTTTGATCGATCAATTGATTTCTATTTTTCCTCACATGGATAAGCAG GTCCTTGAGAGAGCACTTGAAGAATGTGGAGATGATCTGGATTCAGCCATTAGAAGCTTGAATGAGCTTTGTTTAGGATCTGCCGATAGAAATGCAGCTGCTGCTGATAAAACTGGTGTCGAGTTAGAAGGAAATGTTCAAATTCAAACCCAAG GTATAACAGCTAATGGAGATGTTCCAACTAAGGAACAAACATCTCCAGAAGGCTTCTCAATGGATGGTTCAGATTGGGTGGAGCTTTTTGTTAGAGAAATGTTGAATGCTTCCAACATCGATGATGCCAGAGCTCGTGCTTCTAGAGCACTGGAGGTTTTCGATAAGTCCATCCATGCTCGTGCCGGAGCAGAGGTGGCCCAAAACTATCACCAG GAAAATATGATGCTGAAAGAACAACTGGAAACACTAATTCAGGAAAATACTATTCTCAAGCGAGCTGTTGCTGTTCAACATGAGCGCCAGAAAGAATATGAAAATCAAAGTCAAGAATTACAGCATCTGAAGCAAGTAATATCTCAATATCAGGAGCAGTTGAGAACCCTTGAG ATAAACAACTATGCATTGACAATGCACTTGAAGCAAGCACAGCAAAGTAGTAACATCCCAGGGCGTTTCAACCCTGATGTTTTCTAG
- the LOC121225219 gene encoding blue copper protein encodes MGSTLNTIFLVTVAIAALFQISLAQRDYVVGDALGWVIPPGPSVYATWAANKTFTAGDALVFNFLNGSHDVAKVTKANFDSCNGGNALLLLTNSPANVTLNETGSHYFICGFSGHCGAGQKLAVNVNAAGSSPAPQPSAAPPRGSSPAPLPSSPSPAPVSGPTRSPTTYTVGDNLGWTVPTSGASMYQTWANGKNFMVGDILVFNYVTGTHDVAEVTRAAYQPCNTSNLLSNFTTGPTRITLQTAGEHFYICAVPGHCAAGQKLAINVTGSSTATPPSSSSPSPSPSPSPSTATPPSSSSPSPSTATPPSSTATPTNPSTPSPAGDNNNTPSTPGNSATFLSVAGLTATLPCLIVAFLM; translated from the exons ATGGGGAGTACATTGAACAcaatttttcttgtaactgttgCCATTGCAGCTTTGTTTCAAATCTCGTTAGCACAAAGGGATTACGTTGTTGGGGATGCTTTAGGTTGGGTTATACCACCAGGTCCCTCTGTTTACGCCACTTGGGCCGCCAACAAGACTTTCACAGCCGGCGACGCTCTCG TTTTTAATTTCCTTAATGGATCGCACGATGTGGCGAAGGTGACGAAGGCTAATTTCGATTCTTGTAATGGTGGGAACGCGCTTCTTTTACTTACGAATAGCCCTGCCAATGTTACACTCAATGAGACGGGGAGTCATTATTTTATCTGTGGGTTTTCCGGCCATTGTGGTGCTGGGCAAAAACTGGCGGTAAATGTTAATGCTGCGGGTTCGTCTCCGGCTCCTCAGCCGTCAGCCGCTCCCCCTCGGGGTTCTTCTCCGGCTCCTTTGCCGTCTTCACCTTCTCCGGCGCCTGTCTCAGGGCCAACTCGTTCTCCGACTACTTACACTGTTGGAGATAACTTGGGTTGGACTGTTCCTACGAGTGGTGCTTCAATGTACCAAACATGGGCTAATGGCAAAAACTTCATGGTTGGGGACATTTTAG TTTTCAATTATGTCACTGGAACACACGACGTAGCCGAGGTTACAAGAGCAGCTTATCAACCATGTAATACAAGCAACCTACTTTCAAACTTCACCACCGGTCCGACAAGAATCACTCTTCAAACCGCCGGCGAGCATTTTTATATCTGCGCCGTCCCCGGTCACTGCGCCGCCGGTCAAAAACTGGCCATCAACGTCACTGGTAGCTCAACAGCAACCCCACCGTCATCTTCCTCCCCTTCACCTTCACCTTCACCATCACCATCGACGGCAACACCACCATCCTCTTCCTCACCATCACCTTCAACGGCGACACCCCCTTCCTCCACAGCCACTCCCACTAACCCTTCGACGCCATCTCCCGCTGGAGATAATAACAACACCCCATCGACGCCAGGCAACTCGGCAACATTTTTGAGTGTTGCAGGTCTCACAGCTACTTTGCCGTGTCTCATTGTAGCTttcttaatgtga
- the LOC121225222 gene encoding uncharacterized protein isoform X1, translating into MPRPGTRPYECVKRTWHSETHQLIRGSMVQQILRLAIQTHSSATKKNKEWRDKILIVIVKAEEMMYSKANSENEYMNPETLWDRVNDAIDTIIRRDESTETGELLPPFVEAALNLGCSPVRYSRSQQHCNPRTYLTPRAPQHVSLAPRIFDEGSEQSCPWLPPVQSVRIGTDVNSNISVSQTYHRWSHFLSENCPYDCDQSTRIETKTSPIGQVYPLYHGIHHQNTQPLMGFPVCENIMSDTILVGSPIGTSLAELGVNGSSQNLFSSSDIGGKGDGLQDMKRTNEKSFLAECDLSLRSGLFSDPRVQVEKDSIFETGDVGQSSPCDGGKVNEVFQQKSKEFCFSLEGTVNGHFEPIS; encoded by the exons ATGCCAAGGCCAGGTACTAGACCTTACGAGTGTGTTAAAAGAACTTGGCATAGCGAAACACATCAACTCATAAGAGGTTCCATGGTTCAGCAGATTTTAAG GCTAGCTATTCAAACCCATAGCTCAGCTACTAAAAAGAACAAGGAATGGCGAGATAAAATACTTATTGTCATCGTTAAAGCTGAGGAGATGATGTATTCCAAAGCCAATTCTGAG AATGAATATATGAACCCTGAAACGTTATGGGACCGAGTTAATGATGCCATCGACACGATTATCCGTAGAGATGAGAGTACTGAAACAGGAGAGCTTTTGCCACCTTTTGTTGAAG CTGCACTTAATCTGGGGTGCTCTCCAGTGAGATATTCGAGGAGCCAACAGCATTGTAATCCTAGGACTTACCTTACGCCGAGAGCTCCCCAACATGTTTCTTTGGCTCCTAGGATTTTCGATGAAGGTAGTGAGCAAAGTTGTCCTTGGTTGCCGCCAGTTCAATCTGTAAGAATAGGCACTGATGTGAATTCCAACATTTCGGTTTCACAAACTTACCATCGTTGGAGTCATTTTCTCTCCGAAAATTGTCCATACGACTGTGACCAGTCGACGAGGATAGAAACTAAGACCTCTCCGATTGGTCAAGTTTATCCCCTTTATCATGGAATTCACCATCAAAACACTCAGCCCCTGATGGGTTTTCCAGTTTGCGAAAATATAATGTCTGATACCATACTTGTTGGGAGCCCTATTGGTACATCACTTGCTGAGCTGGGGGTAAACGGTTCCTCACAGAATCTCTTTTCCTCTTCAGATATTGGTGGTAAGGGAGACGGACTGCAAGATATGAAGCGCACTAATGAGAAATCATTTCTGGCGGAGTGTGATTTGTCCTTACGGTCGGGTCTATTTTCTGACCCTCGTGTACAAGTAGAAAAGGATTCAATATTTGAAACCGGAGATGTTGGTCAAAGTAGCCCTTGTGATGGGGGCAAAGTTAATGAGGTTTTCCAACAAAAGAGTAAAGAGTTCTGTTTTTCCCTCGAGGGGACTGTTAATGGCCATTTTGAACCAATTTCTTGA
- the LOC121225223 gene encoding uncharacterized protein isoform X4, translating to MSAIVSGKRSFFEELSSTPPASKRIRCSSRFTSSFSPSSSPPSPPSFLIDQLISIFPHMDKQVLERALEECGDDLDSAIRSLNELCLGSADRNAAAADKTGVELEGNVQIQTQANGDVPTKEQTSPEGFSMDGSDWVELFVREMLNASNIDDARARASRALEVFDKSIHARAGAEVAQNYHQENMMLKEQLETLIQENTILKRAVAVQHERQKEYENQSQELQHLKQVISQYQEQLRTLEINNYALTMHLKQAQQSSNIPGRFNPDVF from the exons ATGTCTGCAATAGTTTCAGGGAAGAGATCTTTCTTTGAGGAATTGAGTTCGACACCTCCTGCTTCTAAGAGAATCCGTTGCTCTTCTCGTTTTACTTCTTCTTTCTCTCCTTCTTCTTCGCCTCCATCGCCTCCGTCGTTTTTGATCGATCAATTGATTTCTATTTTTCCTCACATGGATAAGCAG GTCCTTGAGAGAGCACTTGAAGAATGTGGAGATGATCTGGATTCAGCCATTAGAAGCTTGAATGAGCTTTGTTTAGGATCTGCCGATAGAAATGCAGCTGCTGCTGATAAAACTGGTGTCGAGTTAGAAGGAAATGTTCAAATTCAAACCCAAG CTAATGGAGATGTTCCAACTAAGGAACAAACATCTCCAGAAGGCTTCTCAATGGATGGTTCAGATTGGGTGGAGCTTTTTGTTAGAGAAATGTTGAATGCTTCCAACATCGATGATGCCAGAGCTCGTGCTTCTAGAGCACTGGAGGTTTTCGATAAGTCCATCCATGCTCGTGCCGGAGCAGAGGTGGCCCAAAACTATCACCAG GAAAATATGATGCTGAAAGAACAACTGGAAACACTAATTCAGGAAAATACTATTCTCAAGCGAGCTGTTGCTGTTCAACATGAGCGCCAGAAAGAATATGAAAATCAAAGTCAAGAATTACAGCATCTGAAGCAAGTAATATCTCAATATCAGGAGCAGTTGAGAACCCTTGAG ATAAACAACTATGCATTGACAATGCACTTGAAGCAAGCACAGCAAAGTAGTAACATCCCAGGGCGTTTCAACCCTGATGTTTTCTA A